In Diabrotica undecimpunctata isolate CICGRU chromosome 4, icDiaUnde3, whole genome shotgun sequence, a single genomic region encodes these proteins:
- the LOC140438983 gene encoding uncharacterized protein — protein sequence MDSHKQHIHDLNNARLAFLLHRYKELNIKKMLQKSKIFFNNQCLRFNLLPSYVKGRLREFNFTTATVKQINILGRSIIRDEIRKIYQTIYTIDLQLKATYDNIHIKLTPQEFDEWMCNLHGTLDYLRRRQYRKSSTKINNLKYKTNQHNNNRILSTQTNNDLTSNNLNHNSSHIPSSYNNSIDVSNLSEQIMNNFSSSSSTSSLNETPNHTPSPNTSFSSDPGDYSTTSAQHPFYAPFINYSTTVFSTNETNLLQKGFKFNPPLDSRKQHLKNLELLGAECESILTLVPNDHTEEIRDKLKVLFRKDMVKSNNTHNHRAAFRSNNNFKHVIKSINQKITENNLTITKADKGNTVVVLNTSDYTKKVLKFIDDNKFITKAVNIKSFTNKVKTLINDSNEVLDAITKKKLSPNKSIIPRLYGLLKIHKTNIFEDIPIRPVVSFSNSPTFALATYLNQFLKTLYNNKFEYIVNNNLSLANKLTSLKFSTGDILISLDITNLFTNIPTQEVISIITMDLWNNNYSPNQIIEYAELLNICLSQNFFNFNNETFVQPDGLAMGSPLSPILADIFLNDLESNKILNNNPFTNYIKFYSRYVDDTFIVWGGSLDNLHSFLDYLNQLHHTIKFTLEIQDDSNSLNFLDLTLTLNNSTIILDIYRKPTHTGTVIPADSHHPIQHKMAAFYSYINRLISLPLTLTSFNKELKIIQQIAINNGYSINLVNKILHKKTNRMLEHQVYTQHSNEMVEQKPYRSLTYIGDLSYKIAKIFDDYINISFKTASNLGLTFLNNKDKRNSLEYSGVYKLSCHTCNACYIGRTFRSFNIRLKEHLRYIERPTSGQSHFSQHIRHKNHNFDPQTDFTILHTCNKGLLLNNLEHLEILKSLKNHTAETLNAQLELEYTPVYSVLI from the coding sequence atggactcacacaagcaacacattcatgatttgaataaTGCTAGACTAGCTTTTTTGCTACACCGGTACAAAGaacttaacatcaaaaaaatgcTACAAAAATCAAAGATATTTTTTAACAACCAATGTCTTAGGTTCAATCTATTACCTAGCTACGTTAAAGGTAGACTTAGAGAATTCAATTTCACCACAGCAACAGTAAAACAGATAAACATTTTGGGAAGATCCATCATCAGAGACGAGATTAGGAAAATATACCAAACAATTTACACCATAGATTTACAACTGAAGGCGACATATGACAATATACACATAAAATTGACCCCACAGGAATTCGATGAGTGGATGTGCAATCTGCATGGTACATTGGATTACCTTAGGAGGAGACAGTACAgaaaatcaagtacaaaaatcaaTAATTTAAAGTACAAAACTAACCAACACAATAACAATAGAATTTTAAGTACACAAACTAATAATGACCTAACATCAAATAATCTTAATCACAATTCTTCACATATACCTAGCTCTTATAATAATTCTATAGATGTTTCAaatctttcagaacaaataatgaataacttttcttcttcctcttctactTCTAGTCTGAACGAGACACCCAATCATACCCCTAGTCCAAATACATCTTTTTCTTCTGACCCAGGCGATTACTCAACAACCTCTGCACAACACCCCTTTTATGCACCATTCATTAACTACTCAACAACAGTGTTTTCAACCAATGAGACCAACTTGCTCCAAAAGGGATTTAAATTTAACCCCCCCCTAGATTCTAGAAAACAACACCTAAAAAATCTAGAGTTACTTGGAGCAGAATGTGAAAGTATCTTAACATTAGTCCCGAATGACCACACAGAAGAAATCAGGGATAAACTAAAGGTTTTATTTAGAAAAGATATGGTAAAATCAAACAATACTCATAACCACAGAGCTGCTTTCAGATCTAATAACAACTTCAAACATGTCATAAAATCCATTAATCAAAAAATAACAGAGAATAATCTAACAATAACAAAAGCAGATAAAGGTAATACAGTAGTTGTCTTGAATACCTCTGATTACACTAAAAAAGTATTGAAATTCATTGATGACAATAAGTTCATAACTAAAGCAGtcaatattaaatcttttaccaatAAAGTTAAAACCTTAATTAATGACAGTAATGAAGTACTAGATGCTATcaccaaaaagaaactttcacCAAACAAATCAATTATTCCTCGATTATATGGGCTAttgaaaatacataaaacaaacATTTTCGAAGACATCCCAATCAGACCTGTAGTATCTTTTTCGAACTCTCCAACATTTGCCTTAGCAACATATTTAAATCAATTCCTTAAAACATTATACaataataaatttgaatatataGTTAATAATAATCTAAGTTTAGCCAATaaattaacttcattaaagttttccACAGGTGACATACTGATATCCTTAGATATCACtaatctatttacaaatatcccaACACAAGAAGTCATTAGTATAATTACTATGGACTTGTGGAATAACAATTACTCTCCTAATCAAATAATTGAATATGCAGAGCTTTTGAATATTTGCCTGAGCCAgaattttttcaatttcaataacGAGACATTTGTGCAACCAGATGGACTAGCAATGGGTTCCCCTCTATCCCCAATTCTTGCAGATATCTTTTTGAATGATCTTGAATCTAACAAAATATTGAATAACAATCCTTTTACTAATTACATCAAGTTCTATTCGAGATACGTAGATGACACATTTATTGTATGGGGTGGTTCTCTTGATAATCTACACTCTTTCTTAGATTACCTTAATCAATTACACCACACCATAAAATTTACACTGGAGATTCAAGATGACTCAAATAGCTTAAATTTCTTAgatttaacattaacattaaataatagcACGATTATCCTTGATATTTATAGAAAGCCAACGCATACTGGTACAGTTATACCAGCTGACTCACACCATCCTATTCAACACAAAATGGCAGCATTCTACAGTTACATTAATCGTTTAATATCGTTACCATTAACTTTAACATCAttcaataaagaattaaaaattattcaacaaaTAGCTATAAATAATGGTTATTCCATTAATCTAgtgaataaaattttacataaaaagactaatagaatgttagaacaccaagtatatacacaacattctaatgaaatggtggaacaaaaaccttacagatctttaacatacataggtgatctttcttataaaatagcaaaaatctTTGATGACTACATAAACATCTCTTTTAAAACTGCCTCTAATTTAGGATTGACTTTCTTGAATAACAAGGATAAACGTAACTCACTTGAGTATAGCGGAGTGTATAAGTTGAGCTGCCATACCTGCAATGCATGCTATATTGGTAGAACCTTCAGATCCTTCAATATTAGACTAAAAGAACATCTTAGATATATAGAACGGCCAACATCGGGTCAATCACACTTCTCCCAACATATCCGACATAAAAACCATAACTTTGATCCACAAACTGATTTCACAATCCTCCATACTTGCAACAAAGGCTTATTACTCAATAACCtggaacatttagaaatattaaaatctctGAAAAATCACACAGCTGAAACTTTAAATGCACAGTTAGAACTAGAGTACACACCAGTATACTCAGTACTGATATAA
- the LOC140440137 gene encoding uncharacterized protein — protein sequence MDSHKQHIHDLNNARLAFLLHRYKELNIKKMLQKSKIFFNNQCLRFNLLPSYVKGRLREFNFTTATVKQINILGRSIIRDEIRKIYQTIYTIDLQLKATYDNIHIKLTPQEFDEWMCNLHGTLDYLRRRQYRKSSTKINNLKYKTNQHNNNRILSTQTNNDLTSNNLNHNSSHIPSSYNNSIDVSNLSEQIMNNFSSSSSTSSLNETPNHTPSPNTSFSSDPGDYSTTSAQHPFYAPFINYSTTVFSTNETNLLQKGFKFNPPLDSRKQHLKNLELLGAECESILTLVPNDHTEEIRDKLKVLFRKDMVKSNNTHNHRAAFRSNNNFKHVIKSINQKITENNLTITKADKGNTVVVLNTSDYTKKVLKFIDDNKFITKAVNIKSFTNKVKTLINDSNEVLDAITKKKLSPNKSIIPRLYGLLKIHKTNIFEDIPIRPVVSFSNSPTFALATYLNQFLKTLYNNKFEYIVNNNLSLANKLTSLKFSTGDILISLDITNLFTNIPTQEVISIITMDLWNNNYSPNQIIEYAELLNICLSQNFFNFNNETFVQPDGLAMGSPLSPILADIFLNDLESNKILNNNPFTNYIKFYSRYVDDTFIVWGGSLDNLHSFLDYLNQLHHTIKFTLEIQDDSNSLNFLDLTLTLNNSTIILDIYRKPTHTGTVIPADSHHPIQHKMAAFYSYINRLISLPLTLTSFNKELKIIQQIAINNGYSINLVNKILHKKTNRMLEHQVYTQHSNEMVEQKPYRSLTYIGDLSYKIAKIFDDYINISFKTASNLGLTFLNNKDKRNSLEYSGVYKLSCHTCNACYIGRTFRSFNIRLKEHLRYIERPTSGQSHFSQHIRHKNHNFDPQTDFTILHTCNKGLLLNNLEHLEILKSLKNHTAETLNAQLELEYTPVYSVLI from the coding sequence atggactcacacaagcaacacattcatgatttgaataaTGCTAGACTAGCTTTTTTGCTACACCGGTACAAAGaacttaacatcaaaaaaatgcTACAAAAATCAAAGATATTTTTTAACAACCAATGTCTTAGGTTCAATCTATTACCTAGCTACGTTAAAGGTAGACTTAGAGAATTCAATTTCACCACAGCAACAGTAAAACAGATAAACATTTTGGGAAGATCCATCATCAGAGACGAGATTAGGAAAATATACCAAACAATTTACACCATAGATTTACAACTGAAGGCGACATATGACAATATACACATAAAATTGACCCCACAGGAATTCGATGAGTGGATGTGCAATCTGCATGGTACATTGGATTACCTTAGGAGGAGACAGTACAgaaaatcaagtacaaaaatcaaTAATTTAAAGTACAAAACTAACCAACACAATAACAATAGAATTTTAAGTACACAAACTAATAATGACCTAACATCAAATAATCTTAATCACAATTCTTCACATATACCTAGCTCTTATAATAATTCTATAGATGTTTCAaatctttcagaacaaataatgaataacttttcttcttcctcttctactTCTAGTCTGAACGAGACACCCAATCATACCCCTAGTCCAAATACATCTTTTTCTTCTGACCCAGGCGATTACTCAACAACCTCTGCACAACACCCCTTTTATGCACCATTCATTAACTACTCAACAACAGTGTTTTCAACCAATGAGACCAACTTGCTCCAAAAGGGATTTAAATTTAACCCCCCCCTAGATTCTAGAAAACAACACCTAAAAAATCTAGAGTTACTTGGAGCAGAATGTGAAAGTATCTTAACATTAGTCCCGAATGACCACACAGAAGAAATCAGGGATAAACTAAAGGTTTTATTTAGAAAAGATATGGTAAAATCAAACAATACTCATAACCACAGAGCTGCTTTCAGATCTAATAACAACTTCAAACATGTCATAAAATCCATTAATCAAAAAATAACAGAGAATAATCTAACAATAACAAAAGCAGATAAAGGTAATACAGTAGTTGTCTTGAATACCTCTGATTACACTAAAAAAGTATTGAAATTCATTGATGACAATAAGTTCATAACTAAAGCAGtcaatattaaatcttttaccaatAAAGTTAAAACCTTAATTAATGACAGTAATGAAGTACTAGATGCTATcaccaaaaagaaactttcacCAAACAAATCAATTATTCCTCGATTATATGGGCTAttgaaaatacataaaacaaacATTTTCGAAGACATCCCAATCAGACCTGTAGTATCTTTTTCGAACTCTCCAACATTTGCCTTAGCAACATATTTAAATCAATTCCTTAAAACATTATACaataataaatttgaatatataGTTAATAATAATCTAAGTTTAGCCAATaaattaacttcattaaagttttccACAGGTGACATACTGATATCCTTAGATATCACtaatctatttacaaatatcccaACACAAGAAGTCATTAGTATAATTACTATGGACTTGTGGAATAACAATTACTCTCCTAATCAAATAATTGAATATGCAGAGCTTTTGAATATTTGCCTGAGCCAgaattttttcaatttcaataacGAGACATTTGTGCAACCAGATGGACTAGCAATGGGTTCCCCTCTATCCCCAATTCTTGCAGATATCTTTTTGAATGATCTTGAATCTAACAAAATATTGAATAACAATCCTTTTACTAATTACATCAAGTTCTATTCGAGATACGTAGATGACACATTTATTGTATGGGGTGGTTCTCTTGATAATCTACACTCTTTCTTAGATTACCTTAATCAATTACACCACACCATAAAATTTACACTGGAGATTCAAGATGACTCAAATAGCTTAAATTTCTTAgatttaacattaacattaaataatagcACGATTATCCTTGATATTTATAGAAAGCCAACGCATACTGGTACAGTTATACCAGCTGACTCACACCATCCTATTCAACACAAAATGGCAGCATTCTACAGTTACATTAATCGTTTAATATCGTTACCATTAACTTTAACATCAttcaataaagaattaaaaattattcaacaaaTAGCTATAAATAATGGTTATTCCATTAATCTAgtgaataaaattttacataaaaagactaatagaatgttagaacaccaagtatatacacaacattctaatgaaatggtggaacaaaaaccttacagatctttaacatacataggtgatctttcttataaaatagcaaaaatctTTGATGACTACATAAACATCTCTTTTAAAACTGCCTCTAATTTAGGATTGACTTTCTTGAATAACAAGGATAAACGTAACTCACTTGAGTATAGCGGAGTGTATAAGTTGAGCTGCCATACCTGCAATGCATGCTATATTGGTAGAACCTTCAGATCCTTCAATATTAGACTAAAAGAACATCTTAGATATATAGAACGGCCAACATCGGGTCAATCACACTTCTCCCAACATATCCGACATAAAAACCATAACTTTGATCCACAAACTGATTTCACAATCCTCCATACTTGCAACAAAGGCTTATTACTCAATAACCtggaacatttagaaatattaaaatctctgaaaaatcacacagctgaaactttaaatgcacagttagaactagagtacacaccagtatactcagtactgatataa